The stretch of DNA TTTATGACATCGAGAACGTCTCTGTCGTCCACCACATCAATCAGGGCCTCAAGGCCCACAAGCTGTTCCAGCGCGACAAGGACTACATCGTCAAGAACGGCAAGGTCGTCATCATTGATGAGTTCACCGGCCGCATGATGGAAGGCCGCCGTTACTCAGATGGCATGCATCAGGCACTGGAAGCCAAAGAGCGCGTAACAATCCAGCCTGAAAACATCACGCTGGCGTCGGTTACCTTCCAGAACTACTTCCGCCTCTACAGCAAGCTGGGCGGCATGACCGGCACGGCGCAGACGGAAGCTGACGAATTCCTGGACATCTACAAACTCGAAGTGTCCGCCATCCCCACCAATGTGGATGTCTCGCGCATTGACGAAGACGATGAGGTCTACCGGACCGCTGCCGAGAAATACGATGCCATCGTTGAGCTGGTGAAAGACTGCATTGAACGCGGCCAGCCGATCCTTGTAGGCACGACCTCGATTGAAAAATCAGAACTTCTGGCGGAGCTTCTGAAAAAGAAGAAAGTGCCGCACAACGTTCTGAATGCCCGCTTCCATGAAGAAGAAGCGCAGATCGTGGCTCAGGCCGGCGTGCCCGGTGCCGTCACCATCGCCACCAACATGGCCGGTCGTGGTACGGACATTCAGCTCGGCGGCAATCTCGACATGCGCATTGAGCACGAACTCGGCGACATGGTGGAAGGCGATGCCCGCGACAAACGCGAAGCCGCCATCAAGGCAGAAGTCGAAGAGCTGAAACAAAAGGCGCTGGACGCCGGTGGCCTCTATGTGTGCGCCACAGAGCGTCACGAAAGCCGCCGCATCGATAACCAGCTGCGTGGCCGCTCAGGCCGTCAGGGCGACCCCGGCCATTCCAAGTTCTTCCTGTCGCTTGAAGATGACCTCATGCGCATCTTCGGCACCGACCGCATGGACGGCGTACTGCAGAAGCTTGGCCTGGAAGAAGGCGAAGCCATTGCCCACCCCTGGATCAACAAGGCGCTGGAACGCGCCCAGTCCAAGGTAGAAGCCCGCAACTTCGACATTCGTAAGAACCTGCTCAAATATGATGACGTGATGAATGACCAGCGAAAGGTCATCTTCGAACAGCGCATCGAGTTAATGCACGAAGAAGACCTGTCGGAAACCATCGCGGACATGCGCCACGAAGTGGTGGATGAACTGGTCGCGACCCACATCCCTGAAAAGGCCTATGCCGAGCAATGGGATGCTGCAGGTCTGCGCGAGCAGGCGCTCAAATATCTCAATCTGGACATTCCGGTTGAGGAGTGGGCGGCCGAAGAAGGCATTGCGAACGAAGAAATTCACGAACGCCTGACCCGCGCCTCCGACGAAGCCTTTGCCCGCACAGCATCACAGGCGGGCCCGGAGATCATGCGTCAGGTTGAAAAGAGCGTGCTGCTGCAAACGCTTGATGGCCACTGGCGTGAACATCTGCAGATGCTGGACCACCTGCGCCACACGATCGGTCTGCGCGGCTATGGCCAGCGTGACCCGCTCAACGAATACAAGACGGAAGCCTTTGAACTGTTCGAAAGCCTGCTGCACCGCCTGCGTCAGGATGTGACCGGTAAGCTGATGCATGTGGAAGTGCGCCAGCGCGAAGACCTGCCGCCGCCGGTAGAAGGTCAGGCGCTTCCTGAAATGGAAGCCCAGCACATTGACCCGGCAACCGGTCGTGACGAGATGATTGATGCTGACATGCGCGCCATGCGCCAGCAGGACGGTGATGCAATGCTTGCAGAGCGCCCGCGTCCTTCAGGCACGATCCGCAATGCGTCCGGCGCAGCTTTGGACCCCAACGACACCTCCACCTGGGGCAAGGTTGCACGCAATGCACCCTGCCCATGTGGGTCTGGCAAGAAGTACAAGCACTGCCATGGTGCGGTCGCATAGCCAGCACCTGACACGCGCACGAAAAAAGCCCCGGCCTGATATCAGGCCGGGGCTTTTTGTTGGCGTTATTTGCTTCAACCAGGCGTGGCTTCTGACTGCGCCTTGATGCGGATCAGATGACGGCCGGCAAGGTAATAGTGCCAGCCACCCCAGACTGCCGCGAACGACAGGACCAGGAGTGAGTAGCGCAACGAGTCCTTGCCATAGTCAGACGCGAACACATCACTAAGGATGCCGACTGCCTGTGGACCAAGACCCATACCGACAAGGTTCACGATGAACAGCATGATGGCTGAACACAGCGCCCGCATCTTGATGGGGGCCCGGGTCTGGATCGTCGCAAAGCTTGGTCCCAGATAGAACGCGCCCAGCACCAGTGTTGGCAGATACACAATGAGTGCAATGGTGAGGTTTGATTCAAGGAAGAACCACACCACCAGCGGTGCTGCAGCAAACATCCCGATCGCGACCACCCACATGCCACCGGCAATATGTTTCTGCGCTGCCCAGTCAGACAGACGCCCGCCCAGATAGGCACCAAAGCCACCAAAGATACCAATGGCAAAAGCCAGATAGGTCCCGACTTCCAGGAGCGACATGCCGTGGCTGCGAATAAAGAATGCCGCAATCCACGTGGTGCCGCCGTAGCCCACAAAGGCCACGAGCATGATGCCGAAAATGACATTGCGCGACACAGGGTCAGACAGCAGGTGCTTGAAGCCAGCAAGGATTTCGACCGACATCTGTGACCAGTCGATTGGTTCAGGCTCTGTCGGTTCAAGACCGTCTGCAGCCCCGCGCTGGGGTTCAATCATCGTGTACCGCACAAGCGCCGCGATGATCAGGCCCGGAAGGCCGACAACAAAGAACGCCGCACGCCACCCGTAATATTGCGCCACATAGGCACCCACGAGGAAGCCGATCATCACGCCGAAATAGATACCCAGCGAGTAGATGCCCAGGGCACCGGCTCGTTCTTTTTCCGGATACAGATCAGCAATCA from Pyruvatibacter sp. HU-CL02332 encodes:
- the secA gene encoding preprotein translocase subunit SecA, encoding MVSLGSFAKSLFGSANDRQLRKYRQKVDLINAMEPELEALSDEELRARTTEFRQEIENGANLDDLLVPAFATVREAAKRTLGQRHFDVQLIGGMVLHDGRIAEMKTGEGKTLVSTLPAYLNALSGKGVHVVTVNDYLAERDARWMGQVHEFLGLRVGVILHGLDDTQRRQEYAADITYGTNNELGFDYLRDNMKYALNQMTQRGHNFAIVDEVDSILIDEARTPLIISGPTEDNSELYTTIDGFIPRLSEEHYELDEKQRTSSLTEEGNEYLEDILREADLLRGDNLYDIENVSVVHHINQGLKAHKLFQRDKDYIVKNGKVVIIDEFTGRMMEGRRYSDGMHQALEAKERVTIQPENITLASVTFQNYFRLYSKLGGMTGTAQTEADEFLDIYKLEVSAIPTNVDVSRIDEDDEVYRTAAEKYDAIVELVKDCIERGQPILVGTTSIEKSELLAELLKKKKVPHNVLNARFHEEEAQIVAQAGVPGAVTIATNMAGRGTDIQLGGNLDMRIEHELGDMVEGDARDKREAAIKAEVEELKQKALDAGGLYVCATERHESRRIDNQLRGRSGRQGDPGHSKFFLSLEDDLMRIFGTDRMDGVLQKLGLEEGEAIAHPWINKALERAQSKVEARNFDIRKNLLKYDDVMNDQRKVIFEQRIELMHEEDLSETIADMRHEVVDELVATHIPEKAYAEQWDAAGLREQALKYLNLDIPVEEWAAEEGIANEEIHERLTRASDEAFARTASQAGPEIMRQVEKSVLLQTLDGHWREHLQMLDHLRHTIGLRGYGQRDPLNEYKTEAFELFESLLHRLRQDVTGKLMHVEVRQREDLPPPVEGQALPEMEAQHIDPATGRDEMIDADMRAMRQQDGDAMLAERPRPSGTIRNASGAALDPNDTSTWGKVARNAPCPCGSGKKYKHCHGAVA
- a CDS encoding MFS transporter, producing the protein MSQATSPGGASGVGGGITPQYRRYALFMLVVVYTSSFVDRQIMGVLLEPIKNDLLLSDTQMGFMTGLAFALFYATLGMPVAFLADRINRRNIIAIAVAIWSLMTALGGFAIGFWTLAAARIGVGVGEAGASPPAHSMIADLYPEKERAGALGIYSLGIYFGVMIGFLVGAYVAQYYGWRAAFFVVGLPGLIIAALVRYTMIEPQRGAADGLEPTEPEPIDWSQMSVEILAGFKHLLSDPVSRNVIFGIMLVAFVGYGGTTWIAAFFIRSHGMSLLEVGTYLAFAIGIFGGFGAYLGGRLSDWAAQKHIAGGMWVVAIGMFAAAPLVVWFFLESNLTIALIVYLPTLVLGAFYLGPSFATIQTRAPIKMRALCSAIMLFIVNLVGMGLGPQAVGILSDVFASDYGKDSLRYSLLVLSFAAVWGGWHYYLAGRHLIRIKAQSEATPG